The Elaeis guineensis isolate ETL-2024a chromosome 14, EG11, whole genome shotgun sequence genome has a segment encoding these proteins:
- the LOC105057298 gene encoding shaggy-related protein kinase alpha, translating into MASASVVTASGMKNAGGTSVGVDRLPDEMNDMKIRDDKEVEATVIDGNGTETGHIIVTTIGGRNGQPKQTIRYMAERVVGHGSFGIVFQAKCLETSETVAIKKVLQDKRYKNRELQTMRLLDHPNVVSLKHCFFSTTEKDELYLNLVLEYVPETVHRVVKHYNKMNQRMPLIYVKLYMYQICRALAYIHGSIGVCHRDIKPQNLLVNPHTHQLKLCDFGSAKVLVKGEPNISYICSRYYRAPELIFGATEYTTAIDIWSAGCVLAELLLGQPLFPGDSGVDQLVEIIKVLGTPTREEIKCMNPNYTEFKFPQIKAHPWHKIFHKRMPPEAVDLVSRLLQYSPNLRCTALDALIHPFFDELRDPSTRLPNGRFLPPLFNFKPHELKGVPMEILLKLIPEHARKQCAFLGL; encoded by the exons ATGGCTTCAGCGAGTGTGGTGACTGCATCGGGGATGAAAAATGCCGGTGGTACTAGTGTTGGTGTGGACAGGTTGCCAGATGAGATGAATGATATGAAGATAAGGGATGACAAG GAGGTGGAAGCAACAGTTATTGATGGCAATGGGACAGAAACTGGTCATATAATTGTAACCACTATTGGTGGAAGAAATGGCCAGCCAAAACAG ACTATAAGGTATATGGCTGAGCGTGTAGTAGGACATGGATCATTTGGAATTGTGTTCCAG GCAAAGTGTCTGGAGACGAGTGAAACAGTAGCAATAAAGAAGGTTCTTCAAGACAAGAGGTACAAGAACCGTGAGCTGCAAACCATGCGTCTTCTTGATCATCCAAATGTTGTTTCTCTGAAGCATTGCTTCTTTTCAACAACTGAGAAGGATGAGCTATATCTTAACTTAGTACTCGAATATGTGCCTGAGACTGTTCATCGTGTTGTCAAACACTACAACAAGATGAACCAACGTATGCCGCTAATATATGTGAAACTTTACATGTACCAG ATTTGTAGAGCATTGGCTTATATTCATGGCAGCATTGGAGTATGCCACAGAGACATTAAGCCACAAAATCTTCTG GTCAACCCACACACTCATCAGCTGAAACTCTGTGACTTTGGCAGTGCAAAAGTTCTG GTGAAGGGAGAACCAAATATATCTTATATCTGTTCAAGATACTACAGAGCTCCTGAGCTTATATTTGGTGCAACTGAGTACACCACAGCAATTGACATCTGGTCTGCTGGTTGTGTTCTTGCTGAACTCCTACTAGGACAG CCTCTCTTTCCCGGTGACAGTGGAGTTGACCAGCTCGTTGAAATAATCAAG GTCTTAGGCACCCCAACAAGGGAAGAAATCAAATGCATGAACCCAAATTATACAGAGTTTAAATTCCCACAAATTAAAGCTCACCCGTGGCACAAG ATCTTCCATAAAAGGATGCCGCCTGAGGCTGTGGATCTTGTGTCTAGACTTCTCCAATACTCCCCGAACCTGCGATGTACTGCT CTGGATGCGTTGATTCATCCATTTTTTGATGAGCTTCGTGATCCAAGTACCCGCCTACCAAATGGCCGTTTTCTACCCCCTCTCTTTAATTTCAAGCCTCATG AGTTGAAAGGTGTGCCAATGGAGATCTTATTGAAGTTGATTCCAGAGCATGCGAGAAAGCAATGTGCCTTCCTGGGATTATAA